A genome region from Labilibaculum antarcticum includes the following:
- a CDS encoding ice-binding family protein — MTKHLHLKFFFLFFFLCSLSGTLLGQTASVLHPTTPTSNDGSITINWPANGVKYVKINGIQKANNVLNFNGLDEGDYVLEYWRKSRSDWNKAGDETVTLVAAPYCLAKATNQYEYISRVQVGSIDKFSGWSGYSDYTSLLTDVNIGVGYSITITNGYYWSGDQYGIWVDWNQDGDFNDKDETISASSGSAVFIRTITPPSGATIGSTRMRIRINDGAVDACGDSFWGEVEDYTLNIVSPDSGSDPCTPAVGATAIWNENFNSLPIKGVATFDYGDLKRDEYPLSKSDWGLVGNNLSPYQISGSYEGVWLSEAIPISSYSDIKVSMDVGSWAINGNSLEDTGVQADYVRVYYIVGGVEYQFDTSWEFLGDISLGSKSCTTVPDGGMLQIRVVLMNTFTDELQYIDNIKVTGVRKPPEISSITSSACEKSNAEITIEGNYLDGATEVTVGGKAATIKSNTTDEIIVILPDDATTGKITVTIGGISVTSDGDLVINPLVGDAGIIAGDDVVLKGQTSVSYKVSSITNSDSYEWSYSGTGETINNNGNNEITIDFADDATSGDLTVSGVNSCGNGNSSALSITVNSGTTAAPEITARGDQSICADDNKQIFVVESIMVTSGTALVSMSVQISGGYVSGEDKLELFAGPDHIGDITSSWDETTGMLILTGSASTTDAQFQNAIKYVEFVSLTSPRTEGPRTFSITLEDANFLPESGHFYQFVSELDITWTDARDEAEKKTYYGLKGYLATLTSEEEAVFAGAKITGSGTIGAGWIGASDADGDEDGEWRWVTGPEGKKDGGKGLHFWQGRSSKNGGVPVNGEYSRWNTNTYKSEPNNSSDEYYAHITDPTHTENVEWGWNDLDNRGGSGQYQPKGYIVEYGGFTTDPKLSISASTTIMVGDTELPVIGGMPADIIITNCNQVVNWTEPTALDKCGAVTLTKDYDPGKAFPFGETVVTYTATNGAGRVPASFKVTVQDGGQAPLLCFEAENYAFEGSASQSSLYGSGIAPRAVDGNISGDWSDNSVTHTQNNLQEWWQVDLGAQENVDYVNIYRRTNCCPDRLQNFYVLLSDNDLQSVSLTDALHDPTVESYYVVGDPSDLKRILTSGNTFRYVKIQLSGTNYLSLAEVEVMGCTSQTKANINISAESGKCSAQATWDTPSAIDNCGTVTLSSDHNSGDDFPVGTTKVTYTATDGANELTSSFNVIVTDDEDPTITCPGNQNANYTSSCNYTLLDYTDTGLASVSDNCDSAPVVTQSPAAGTIVGVNTTITLTATDASSNSSDCSFDVILSDTTDPVIPKLEDVTGECSATVVAPTTADACAGTITGTTSDPLTYITQGTHTITWNFDDGNGNDIDVTQDVVIADVTDPTIISPVDVTAFADAGLCTASSVVLGMPKVADNCMFASGEEGSLPTVNLGLAGEFTILSETGVTSVFQSNITGDVGSGPIGGTSITLDCAEVDGTIYSVDAAGPKPCAVTNASRLAKAVADMAAAYTDAAGRVNPDFYNFSAGIIGGKTLTPGLYSFTTAVTIPTDVTIAGGPNDIWIFQIAGTLNMSSAVKIILTGGAQAKNIFWQTAGAVTLGTYSHFEGIILGKTSVALQTGASINGRFLSQTAVTLDQNTVNCANGSVTSDAPAVFPIGITTVTWTVTDASGNTATCKQTVTVSDNEAPTIAAPVDVAVDSDLDNCTASSVMLGTPVTDDNCGIKSVKNNAPVTFPLGETIVIWTVTDNVGLKNTATQKVTVTDKVEPIAICQNITVQLDATCNVTIAATDIDNGSSDNCGITSMSLSKTTFSCYNVGANKVTLTVKDAHGNTGNCVALVTIEDEINPTITCPDDVKVFVDAGLCTASSVALGTPIIADNCGEEEALPTVNLGLAGEFAILSKTGITSVFKSTITGDVGSGPITGAAMTLSCLEVAGTIYSVDAAGPSCVVTDASRLATAVTDMQTAYADAAGRVGPDFLDLGAGNIGGKTLTRGLYKFTTAVTIPTDVTIAGGPKDIWIFQIASTLDMSANVRVTLTGGAQAKNIFWQTAGAVTLGAASHFEGIIMGKTSATLQTGASINGMLLAQTAVTMGQSTVTNPVVLGTPTAVDNCTIASIKNNGPAVFPIGTTEVTWTVTDGSGNTATCTQNVTVTDDSKPILTDCPTNITVGACNNTVNWIAPTVTDNCTFELISTHQSGDIFTVGTTTTVIYTATDKADNIATCSFDITVTDDEKPILENLKSMSITLCADEGTKGDTPQTAKVDDLSLSEDKYSDNCSSDANMTIEYRIRFKADESSTYVEIVSFGSDPDDIGPITTSDPSGYAFPVGISQVTYKVMNEAGKSKRKSFWVTVNPKPHPIGIFFD; from the coding sequence TTGACGAAACATCTACACCTAAAATTTTTCTTCCTATTCTTCTTTCTTTGTTCGCTGAGTGGTACTTTGTTGGGGCAGACAGCAAGTGTTTTACACCCAACCACTCCAACGAGTAATGATGGAAGTATTACTATAAATTGGCCTGCTAATGGGGTAAAGTATGTTAAGATTAATGGAATTCAGAAGGCTAATAATGTCTTGAATTTTAACGGACTGGATGAGGGTGATTATGTGTTAGAATATTGGCGGAAAAGTCGCTCCGATTGGAATAAGGCTGGAGATGAGACTGTTACTCTTGTAGCAGCCCCGTATTGTTTAGCTAAAGCGACCAATCAGTATGAGTATATAAGTAGAGTACAAGTAGGTAGTATTGATAAATTCAGTGGTTGGTCTGGTTATTCTGATTATACATCCCTGTTAACAGATGTTAATATAGGAGTAGGATATTCAATAACTATTACGAATGGGTATTATTGGTCTGGAGATCAATATGGAATTTGGGTTGATTGGAATCAGGATGGAGATTTCAATGATAAAGATGAAACTATTTCTGCCTCCAGTGGCTCTGCAGTATTTATTAGAACAATAACTCCTCCATCTGGTGCTACAATAGGTAGTACAAGAATGAGGATAAGAATTAATGATGGTGCTGTAGATGCTTGCGGAGATTCATTTTGGGGTGAAGTGGAAGACTATACTTTAAATATTGTCTCTCCAGATTCCGGATCAGATCCATGTACTCCAGCTGTTGGCGCAACAGCTATTTGGAATGAGAATTTCAATAGTTTGCCAATAAAAGGAGTTGCTACTTTTGATTATGGAGATCTTAAGAGAGATGAATATCCACTGTCTAAATCTGATTGGGGATTGGTTGGTAATAATCTATCTCCATATCAAATATCAGGTTCTTATGAAGGGGTGTGGTTGAGTGAGGCGATTCCAATTTCCAGTTATTCTGATATTAAAGTCTCTATGGATGTCGGTTCTTGGGCAATAAATGGGAATAGCTTAGAGGATACCGGTGTTCAGGCTGATTATGTCCGGGTTTATTATATAGTAGGTGGAGTGGAGTATCAATTTGATACTAGTTGGGAGTTTCTAGGTGATATTTCATTAGGTTCAAAATCGTGCACTACAGTCCCTGATGGGGGAATGTTACAAATTAGGGTGGTTTTAATGAATACCTTTACGGATGAGCTTCAGTATATCGACAATATTAAAGTTACGGGTGTGCGTAAACCGCCTGAAATTAGTAGTATTACTTCTAGTGCCTGCGAGAAATCAAATGCTGAAATTACAATTGAAGGAAATTATTTAGATGGCGCAACGGAAGTTACAGTTGGAGGTAAAGCAGCAACAATAAAATCGAATACCACAGACGAAATAATTGTAATTCTCCCGGATGACGCAACAACGGGTAAAATAACTGTCACTATAGGCGGAATATCTGTAACAAGTGACGGTGATCTTGTCATAAATCCTTTAGTTGGCGATGCTGGGATTATAGCAGGTGATGATGTTGTTTTAAAAGGGCAAACAAGTGTGAGTTATAAGGTTTCTTCAATTACTAATTCAGATAGCTACGAGTGGTCGTATTCAGGAACTGGAGAAACTATAAACAATAATGGTAACAATGAGATTACAATTGATTTTGCTGACGATGCTACCTCAGGAGACCTGACGGTTAGTGGAGTTAATTCATGTGGAAATGGTAATTCTTCTGCATTATCAATTACTGTAAACTCGGGAACAACTGCAGCTCCTGAAATTACAGCAAGAGGAGATCAGTCAATTTGTGCTGATGATAATAAGCAAATTTTTGTTGTTGAATCAATTATGGTTACGAGTGGAACTGCTTTGGTTTCAATGTCTGTGCAAATTTCAGGTGGCTATGTTTCAGGTGAAGATAAATTAGAGCTTTTTGCAGGTCCAGATCATATAGGTGATATAACTTCGAGTTGGGATGAAACTACAGGGATGCTTATATTAACCGGATCGGCTTCTACTACTGATGCTCAGTTTCAGAATGCAATAAAGTATGTTGAGTTTGTTAGTCTTACTAGTCCTCGCACAGAAGGTCCCCGGACTTTTTCAATAACCTTAGAGGATGCCAATTTTCTTCCTGAGTCGGGCCATTTTTATCAATTTGTTTCGGAGCTGGATATAACATGGACAGACGCACGTGATGAGGCAGAGAAAAAAACTTATTATGGCCTCAAGGGCTATCTGGCAACATTAACATCTGAGGAAGAAGCTGTTTTCGCAGGTGCTAAAATAACTGGCTCTGGAACCATTGGTGCTGGGTGGATTGGTGCTAGTGATGCAGATGGAGACGAAGATGGTGAATGGAGATGGGTTACTGGTCCAGAAGGAAAAAAGGATGGTGGTAAAGGACTTCATTTTTGGCAGGGGCGTTCATCTAAAAATGGAGGTGTTCCTGTTAATGGTGAATATTCGAGATGGAACACGAATACTTATAAGTCGGAGCCTAACAATAGTAGTGATGAATATTATGCTCACATTACCGATCCAACTCATACTGAGAATGTAGAATGGGGTTGGAATGATTTAGATAATAGAGGAGGAAGTGGTCAGTATCAGCCCAAAGGTTATATTGTTGAATATGGTGGGTTTACGACTGATCCAAAGCTTAGTATTTCTGCAAGTACTACGATAATGGTTGGAGATACTGAACTTCCGGTTATTGGCGGAATGCCAGCAGATATAATTATAACTAATTGCAATCAGGTGGTTAATTGGACAGAGCCAACTGCATTAGATAAATGTGGTGCAGTTACATTAACTAAAGATTATGATCCAGGAAAGGCGTTCCCTTTTGGCGAAACCGTGGTTACCTATACGGCTACGAATGGTGCTGGTCGTGTTCCTGCAAGTTTTAAGGTGACAGTTCAGGATGGCGGACAAGCTCCTCTACTTTGTTTTGAGGCCGAGAATTATGCATTTGAGGGAAGTGCGAGTCAATCCAGTTTGTATGGTAGTGGAATCGCTCCGCGTGCCGTAGATGGGAATATTAGTGGAGATTGGAGTGATAATTCGGTAACTCATACCCAAAATAATCTGCAAGAATGGTGGCAGGTTGACTTGGGTGCTCAAGAGAATGTGGATTATGTGAATATATATCGAAGAACAAATTGTTGTCCAGATCGTTTGCAGAATTTCTATGTGTTACTTTCAGATAATGATCTTCAAAGTGTTTCGCTTACTGATGCTTTACATGATCCGACAGTGGAGAGTTATTATGTGGTCGGTGATCCTAGCGATTTGAAACGGATTTTAACGTCAGGAAATACTTTTCGCTATGTGAAAATACAGCTAAGCGGCACTAATTACCTTTCATTGGCAGAAGTTGAGGTTATGGGCTGTACTTCTCAAACTAAGGCCAATATTAACATTTCTGCTGAATCTGGAAAATGTTCAGCTCAGGCCACATGGGATACGCCTTCTGCAATAGACAACTGTGGTACTGTAACCCTATCCTCTGATCACAATAGTGGAGATGATTTCCCTGTTGGAACAACAAAAGTTACTTATACGGCAACAGATGGCGCCAATGAGCTAACCTCCAGTTTTAATGTTATTGTAACTGATGATGAGGATCCTACAATTACCTGTCCTGGCAACCAAAATGCAAACTACACCAGTTCTTGTAATTATACTTTGCTCGATTATACGGATACTGGATTGGCAAGTGTGAGTGATAATTGCGATTCAGCTCCTGTTGTGACACAGAGTCCTGCTGCAGGAACTATTGTGGGTGTAAATACAACAATTACTTTAACAGCAACTGATGCCAGTAGTAATTCAAGTGACTGTTCGTTCGATGTTATCTTGTCTGATACAACAGATCCGGTAATACCAAAACTGGAAGACGTAACAGGTGAATGCTCAGCTACAGTAGTAGCGCCAACAACCGCAGATGCATGTGCCGGAACCATTACGGGAACAACATCAGATCCGTTGACTTATATCACTCAAGGTACCCATACAATTACTTGGAACTTTGACGATGGCAATGGAAATGATATTGATGTGACTCAAGATGTAGTTATTGCTGATGTCACAGATCCAACAATCATCTCTCCGGTTGATGTGACAGCATTTGCAGATGCAGGTTTGTGTACAGCAAGTTCGGTAGTATTAGGAATGCCAAAAGTCGCAGATAATTGTATGTTTGCAAGTGGCGAAGAAGGATCATTACCAACCGTGAATTTAGGTCTGGCAGGGGAATTTACAATTCTGTCAGAAACAGGCGTTACCAGTGTCTTTCAATCAAATATTACCGGAGATGTAGGTTCTGGTCCAATTGGAGGTACCTCAATTACCTTAGACTGTGCCGAAGTTGACGGAACAATATATTCAGTTGATGCTGCCGGCCCAAAACCATGTGCTGTAACCAATGCCAGCAGGTTAGCCAAAGCCGTAGCTGATATGGCAGCTGCCTATACTGATGCTGCCGGACGTGTTAACCCTGATTTTTATAATTTCAGCGCAGGAATAATTGGTGGCAAAACACTTACTCCTGGTCTTTACTCATTTACGACAGCAGTTACTATCCCAACAGATGTTACTATTGCGGGGGGGCCAAATGATATTTGGATATTCCAGATTGCTGGTACCCTTAATATGAGTTCAGCTGTAAAAATTATTTTAACAGGAGGTGCCCAGGCAAAAAATATCTTCTGGCAGACAGCCGGTGCAGTTACTTTAGGAACATACAGTCATTTTGAAGGAATCATTTTAGGGAAAACTAGTGTTGCTTTACAGACAGGCGCTTCAATCAATGGAAGATTTCTGTCTCAAACTGCAGTGACACTTGATCAGAACACAGTGAATTGTGCCAATGGAAGTGTCACAAGTGATGCGCCAGCAGTATTCCCAATCGGAATTACTACAGTAACCTGGACCGTGACAGACGCATCAGGAAATACAGCGACTTGTAAGCAAACAGTAACAGTAAGTGATAATGAAGCTCCAACAATAGCAGCACCAGTTGATGTTGCCGTAGATTCAGATTTGGATAATTGTACAGCGAGTTCAGTTATGCTGGGAACACCCGTAACGGATGATAATTGTGGCATTAAGTCTGTTAAGAATAATGCTCCAGTTACATTTCCGCTGGGAGAAACAATAGTGATTTGGACTGTAACGGATAATGTTGGTTTGAAAAATACGGCAACCCAGAAAGTGACTGTAACAGATAAGGTTGAACCAATAGCGATTTGTCAGAATATCACCGTACAACTAGATGCAACGTGTAATGTGACGATCGCAGCAACAGACATAGATAATGGATCAAGTGATAATTGTGGTATCACCAGCATGAGCTTGAGTAAAACAACTTTTAGTTGTTATAATGTAGGAGCAAACAAAGTTACATTGACTGTAAAAGACGCACATGGAAATACAGGTAATTGTGTAGCTCTTGTAACGATAGAAGATGAAATAAATCCAACAATCACATGTCCAGATGATGTAAAAGTATTTGTAGATGCAGGCTTGTGTACAGCAAGTTCTGTAGCATTAGGAACACCAATAATTGCAGATAATTGTGGCGAAGAAGAAGCATTGCCAACCGTAAATCTAGGTCTGGCAGGCGAATTTGCAATTCTGTCAAAAACAGGTATTACCAGTGTCTTTAAATCAACGATTACCGGAGATGTAGGTTCTGGTCCAATAACAGGTGCCGCAATGACCTTAAGCTGTCTCGAAGTTGCCGGAACAATATATTCTGTTGATGCTGCCGGACCGTCATGTGTTGTAACCGATGCCAGCAGGTTAGCCACGGCCGTAACTGATATGCAAACTGCTTATGCTGATGCTGCAGGACGTGTTGGTCCTGATTTTTTGGATTTAGGCGCCGGAAATATTGGTGGCAAAACACTTACACGTGGTCTTTACAAATTTACGACTGCAGTTACTATCCCAACAGATGTTACTATTGCGGGGGGGCCAAAGGATATTTGGATATTCCAGATTGCGAGTACACTTGATATGAGTGCAAATGTGCGAGTTACTTTAACAGGAGGTGCCCAGGCAAAAAATATCTTTTGGCAGACAGCCGGTGCTGTTACTTTAGGAGCAGCCAGCCATTTTGAAGGAATCATTATGGGGAAAACTAGTGCTACTTTACAGACAGGTGCTTCAATCAATGGGATGTTGCTGGCTCAAACTGCCGTTACTATGGGTCAGAGCACAGTGACAAATCCGGTAGTATTAGGAACACCAACAGCAGTAGATAATTGTACCATTGCAAGTATAAAAAATAATGGACCAGCTGTATTCCCAATCGGAACTACTGAGGTAACCTGGACGGTAACAGACGGATCAGGAAATACAGCGACTTGTACGCAAAATGTTACGGTAACAGATGATAGTAAGCCAATACTCACAGATTGCCCAACTAATATAACAGTTGGTGCATGTAATAATACTGTAAATTGGATAGCACCTACTGTTACCGATAATTGTACTTTTGAATTAATAAGTACCCATCAATCGGGAGATATTTTTACAGTTGGAACAACAACAACTGTTATTTATACTGCTACTGATAAGGCGGACAATATAGCTACTTGTAGTTTTGATATAACCGTAACCGATGATGAAAAACCAATTCTAGAAAATTTAAAATCAATGTCCATAACGCTTTGTGCTGATGAGGGTACAAAGGGGGATACACCTCAAACAGCGAAAGTTGACGATTTAAGCTTATCAGAAGATAAGTATTCCGATAATTGTTCATCTGATGCGAATATGACAATAGAATACAGAATCAGATTTAAGGCTGATGAGAGTTCCACTTATGTTGAAATAGTGTCTTTTGGTAGTGATCCTGATGATATTGGACCTATAACAACTAGTGACCCTAGTGGATATGCATTTCCGGTAGGGATTTCTCAGGTTACCTATAAAGTGATGAATGAAGCCGGAAAAAGTAAACGTAAATCATTTTGGGTAACAGTTAATCCAAAACCACACCCAATAGGAATTTTCTTCGACTAA
- a CDS encoding CUB domain-containing protein: protein MNSKSPVTVSTGDYFYDDGKNNDYSKNKDYTLVLKSAAGTVIRVTFESFDIESQTDCNYDWLKVFDEDGTTMSSLRGKYCGLSKPSPVLSTGSDLTFQFHSDGSVENSGWKAVIEVLDPNVSTVPTVADCLGAKTICNSFYDEPSPEIEGQGNVTNELPTGDCIPDEKNGIWYAFSPQNDIDAELKFSITPSNSKDDYDWVIFDVTDVTCEDLSSIDISTSDVFISGNTYGANNNNETGADSDQGSGNCNGPGTSNGPKWNADIPVKPNRNYVLYVSNWSESNRGYTINFNEGGTAIIYDDVLPDLDGVVQACYGEDKLKVEFSEIIPCGSLNKNDITVQIGGVAYGVADISSSNCDLGGVGSNSYIIFLDEIIADSGLAEIKITAAGIMDMCGNVNDEESTLTFTVSELTASLSVDKNPACADDDIVITANASGGTGVYTYEFFLNNTLLVSNAQYSITDNQLSSKVFVDGDKVKVEVLNENACSTTSMEINVVISSLPAAPTGAGAQSLCSTSTSTVADLSAIPPSGSTVNWYPAVTGGTVLANTEVLVNGTTYYAESENIATGCLSSSRLGVGVAASEPVINIVTAANTTCVTSIDGQIVVNDITIGSGAVEYSIDGANWQASNIFTGLSAGNYDVKIRAKIGVGYCESASKSVSVDNPTAITISQSNLIDATCSANTDGEININVSGGDQVMSFDGTDSYIALDLNYNSTTAIPEMTVAAWVKVGPASGGGGWSILDFDRSEYFNFTIGGINASDVYHVSFNTRSPSGNIHDFNSLSTIGDDQWHFVVGVYDGTDKYIYIDGELDSSTANPHSGSALGSSNTRYAFIGTGSEASTFDGAKNGGRIFDGNIADVWYFESSITSTDELKGLSQGTIPGGHTAKGHWRLNDISNGFISNLVNSDSYGQVFGMDASNITAANLYTFSCTKDGASFSLDGNISEEDSNNYKLSNLAVGDYVLTVIDHKGCTKNTLFTIENGDISLPVIIGLNDVNMCALDALTQKAIVSGIELPDVNYTDNCGGVLTVQYQIKAKDDAVLVDFGDDSDGDASGFEFPEGVNTVTYEVTDAVGLSSEMSFKVTIQKKPNPIGIFGE from the coding sequence ATGAATAGTAAATCTCCTGTTACTGTAAGTACTGGAGATTATTTTTATGATGATGGTAAGAACAATGATTATAGCAAAAATAAGGACTACACACTAGTTTTAAAGTCTGCTGCAGGAACTGTGATTCGAGTTACTTTTGAGAGTTTTGATATTGAAAGTCAGACTGATTGCAACTATGATTGGTTAAAAGTTTTTGATGAAGATGGTACGACCATGAGTTCTCTAAGAGGAAAATATTGCGGATTAAGCAAACCTAGTCCTGTACTATCAACTGGGAGTGATTTGACATTTCAATTTCATTCAGATGGATCGGTTGAAAATTCAGGATGGAAAGCAGTAATTGAGGTTTTGGATCCAAATGTTTCAACTGTTCCAACTGTTGCTGATTGTTTAGGTGCGAAAACAATTTGTAATTCTTTTTATGATGAGCCATCTCCAGAAATAGAGGGGCAAGGTAATGTAACTAACGAACTTCCTACTGGTGATTGTATTCCTGATGAAAAAAATGGAATTTGGTATGCATTTTCACCGCAGAATGATATTGATGCTGAACTAAAATTTTCTATTACCCCAAGCAATAGTAAAGATGATTATGATTGGGTGATTTTTGATGTTACTGATGTTACATGTGAAGATTTATCTAGCATTGATATTTCTACCAGTGATGTGTTTATTAGTGGAAATACTTATGGTGCGAATAACAATAATGAGACTGGAGCAGACTCAGATCAGGGAAGTGGGAATTGTAATGGCCCGGGAACAAGTAATGGCCCAAAGTGGAATGCTGATATTCCTGTAAAGCCAAACCGAAATTATGTTTTGTATGTATCGAATTGGTCTGAAAGTAATAGAGGATATACAATTAACTTTAATGAGGGAGGAACAGCGATAATTTATGACGACGTACTGCCTGATTTAGATGGAGTTGTGCAGGCTTGTTATGGGGAAGATAAATTGAAGGTAGAGTTTTCAGAGATAATTCCTTGTGGAAGTCTTAATAAAAACGATATTACTGTTCAAATTGGAGGTGTGGCATATGGTGTTGCGGATATTTCTTCTTCGAATTGTGATTTAGGAGGTGTTGGCAGTAATAGTTATATTATTTTTTTAGATGAAATTATTGCTGACTCAGGGCTAGCAGAGATTAAGATAACGGCTGCAGGTATTATGGATATGTGCGGGAATGTGAATGATGAGGAAAGCACCTTGACTTTTACTGTATCTGAACTAACAGCATCGCTGTCAGTTGATAAAAATCCTGCTTGCGCCGATGATGATATTGTTATTACAGCTAATGCTAGTGGAGGAACGGGTGTTTATACATACGAGTTCTTCTTGAATAATACGCTACTTGTGAGCAATGCTCAGTATAGTATTACTGACAATCAATTGTCTTCAAAAGTATTTGTTGATGGAGATAAAGTTAAGGTGGAAGTATTAAATGAGAATGCTTGTTCTACTACCAGTATGGAAATAAATGTGGTAATTAGTTCTTTGCCAGCAGCGCCCACAGGGGCGGGAGCTCAATCTTTATGTAGTACTAGTACTAGTACTGTGGCTGATTTAAGTGCAATACCACCATCAGGAAGTACTGTTAATTGGTATCCTGCAGTTACAGGAGGAACTGTTTTAGCTAATACTGAAGTTTTGGTTAATGGAACAACTTACTATGCCGAATCAGAAAATATCGCAACGGGCTGTTTGAGTTCAAGTCGATTAGGTGTTGGTGTTGCTGCTTCAGAGCCTGTAATTAATATTGTTACCGCAGCAAATACAACTTGTGTAACATCTATCGATGGACAAATTGTGGTGAATGATATTACAATTGGTTCAGGAGCTGTTGAATATAGTATTGATGGCGCAAATTGGCAAGCCTCAAATATTTTTACTGGATTATCTGCAGGTAATTACGATGTGAAAATTAGAGCAAAAATAGGCGTAGGGTATTGTGAATCTGCCTCTAAATCAGTTTCCGTTGACAATCCTACTGCAATAACGATTAGTCAAAGCAATTTAATAGATGCAACTTGTTCTGCAAATACGGATGGAGAAATAAATATAAATGTGAGTGGTGGAGATCAAGTGATGTCGTTCGATGGGACTGATAGTTATATTGCCTTGGATTTGAATTACAATTCAACCACAGCAATTCCCGAAATGACTGTTGCAGCCTGGGTTAAAGTTGGTCCGGCTTCCGGAGGTGGAGGTTGGTCAATATTGGATTTTGACAGATCTGAATATTTCAATTTTACAATTGGCGGTATAAATGCTTCTGATGTTTATCATGTTTCATTCAATACTCGTTCCCCAAGTGGGAATATACACGATTTTAATTCGTTAAGTACGATAGGTGATGATCAATGGCATTTTGTTGTAGGCGTTTACGATGGTACTGATAAATATATTTACATTGATGGAGAATTAGATTCTTCTACTGCTAATCCTCATTCAGGGAGTGCTTTAGGTTCTTCGAATACTCGTTATGCATTTATTGGTACTGGTTCTGAAGCTTCTACTTTTGATGGTGCTAAAAATGGAGGTCGGATCTTTGATGGCAATATTGCTGATGTTTGGTACTTCGAGAGTTCAATAACTAGCACGGATGAATTAAAGGGTTTGAGTCAGGGAACAATCCCGGGAGGACACACAGCAAAAGGGCATTGGAGATTAAATGATATAAGTAATGGCTTTATTTCCAACCTGGTGAATTCAGATTCTTATGGGCAAGTGTTTGGTATGGATGCCTCAAATATTACTGCAGCGAACTTGTATACATTCTCATGTACAAAAGATGGAGCCTCTTTTAGCCTAGATGGAAATATTTCTGAAGAGGATAGCAATAATTATAAGTTAAGCAACTTAGCTGTTGGTGATTATGTGCTTACGGTAATTGATCATAAGGGATGTACTAAAAACACATTGTTTACCATTGAGAATGGAGACATAAGCCTGCCAGTAATCATTGGGCTAAATGATGTGAACATGTGTGCATTGGATGCATTAACACAGAAAGCAATTGTTTCAGGTATTGAATTGCCTGATGTAAATTATACCGACAATTGTGGTGGTGTTTTAACGGTTCAATATCAAATTAAAGCTAAGGATGATGCAGTGTTGGTTGATTTTGGAGATGATTCGGATGGTGATGCAAGTGGTTTTGAATTTCCTGAAGGTGTCAATACTGTTACTTATGAAGTGACTGATGCAGTTGGTCTGTCTTCCGAAATGAGCTTTAAAGTTACAATACAAAAAAAACCAAACCCAATAGGAATTTTTGGCGAATAA